A single region of the Coregonus clupeaformis isolate EN_2021a chromosome 16, ASM2061545v1, whole genome shotgun sequence genome encodes:
- the LOC121584174 gene encoding AT-rich interactive domain-containing protein 5A, whose translation MVFDPEGERDTSQRPVMEEGRGVEGTLNQNSAALEISDSASEFEEPPRSSPMETEERSFIASLHCFMKDRGTPIERIPHLGFKQINLWKIYKAVEKLGSYDSVTARRLWKNVYDELGGSPGSTSAATCTRRHYERLVLPFERQLRGEEDKPLPPSKPRKQYKRSPEGSMSEGKRKRPHLEKETDSEGQLHSIPSCPWTTPPERLHPDRPPPNNETTVGDDLSSSAYSLSQPGQVISPLEKKKRMAQASLSQSQDCQSPRQEDCKGRPSVIHCSQSPGLDPSSRTRTTSEGSPLPPSSSSSRSPSPYSISSEDCPALTEDRPPVPKPEVPLHFPSKPISAHSGVHKPQSCSPDVKEYVGFPGGQKDFPQVSPLPGDTVSIKGQSKNSVWSTVCNGSNRRPAHQIPPPTSCTYTVRSCFVPSTSSFTKVYPKSMEPLRPIPFRPGYTFHQNPNRPMLQNDLIYTKKLHMVPRHYQTEKKEKSMTMLPKPLPTQQPLFHSNASIPVSYLVPAYDKTRGDFGQKPPVHPLFLSTHRLPQSQANPMYRHAPTGHTHASPYEPALYSYPYSIPMWNPHTGYSITGVHYPQTKL comes from the exons ATGG TATTTGATCCTGAAGGGGAGCGAGACACCAGTCAGAGACCAGTCATGGAGGAGGGCAGAGGTGTGGAGGGGACACTGAACCAG AATTCTGCAGCGTTGGAGATTTCTGACTCAGCCAGTGAATTTGAGGAGCCTCCAAGGTCTAGCCCaatggagacagaggagaggtccttcatagccagtttgcactgtttcATGAAAGACCGAGGCACACCCATCGAGAGGATACCACACCTGGGCTTTAagcaga TTAACCTGTGGAAAATCTACAAAGCTGTTGAGAAGCTTGGCAGTTACGACTCT GTGACAGCACGACGGCTGTGGAAGAATGTGTATGATGAGCTGGGGGGCAGCCCAGGCAGCACCAGCGCTGCTACCTGTACCCGCAGACACTATGAGAG GCTTGTTTTACCCTTTGAGAGACAGttgagaggggaggaggacaaACCTCTGCCTCCAAGCAAACCACGCAAACAGTACAAGAGGAGCCCTGAGGGCAGCATGTCTGAGGGCAAGAGGAAGAGACCCCATCTGGAAAAGGAGACAGACTCTGAG GGCCAGCTACACTCTATTCCATCGTGTCCATGGACCACTCCACCTGAAAGGCTCCACCCAGACCGTCCTCCACCAAACAATGAGACTACCGTCGGTGACGACCTCTCTTCCTCAGCGTACTCCCTATCCCAGCCAGGTCAGGTCATCTCCCCTCTGGAGAAGAAGAAGCGTATGGCCCAGGCCAGCCTTAGCCAGTCCCAGGACTGCCAGAGCCCCAGACAGGAGGACTGTAAGGGCAGGCCCTCTGTGATCCACTGCTCCCAGTCCCCAGGGCTGGACCCTTCCAGCCGGACACGCACTACCTCTGAgggctctcctctccctccgtcctcctcctcctcccgtaGCCCGTCCCCCTACTCCATCTCCTCTGAGGACTGTCCAGCACTAACTGAAGACAGGCCCCCAGTACCAAAACCAGAAGTACCGCTTCATTTTCCCAGCAAACCTATATCTGCCCACAGTGGGGTACACAAGCCTCAGAGCTGCAGCCCTGATGTCAAGGAATATGTTGGCTTCCCTGGAGGACAAAAAGATTTCCCTCAGGTCAGCCCTCTACCGGGTGACACAGTTTCTATCAAAGGTCAGAGTAAAAACTCTGTATGGAGCACTGTCTGCAATGGGAGTAACAGACGTCCAGCTCACCAAATACCCCCACCAACGTCCTGCACGTATACTGTTAGATCTTGCTTTGTTCCATCAACCTCCAGTTTCACCAAGGTTTATCCCAAATCTATGGAGCCTTTGCGGCCTATACCCTTTCGGCCAGGTTACACATTCCATCAGAACCCAAATAGGCCCATGTTGCAAAATGATCTGATCTATACTAAGAAACTACATATGGTCCCTCGACATTATCAGACAGAGAAAAAGGAGAAGTCCATGACAATGTTGCCCAAGCCACTTCCAACGCAACAACCTTTATTCCACTCTAATGCCAGCATCCCAGTGTCCTACCTCGTCCCAGCCTATGACAAGACAAGGGGAGACTTTGGGCAGAAGCCACCTGTACACCCTCTCTTTCTATCCACCCACAGACTGCCTCAGTCCCAGGCCAACCCTATGTACCGTCATGCCCCAACGGGACACACCCATGCTTCCCCTTATGAGCCTGCTCTCTACTCCTATCCCTATTCTATTCCTATGTGGAATCCCCATACTGGATACAGCATCACTGGTGTGCATTATCCTCAAACTAAGCTGTGA